In a genomic window of Shouchella clausii:
- a CDS encoding HAD family hydrolase → MIRAIFFDLDDTLLWDKKSIKEAFRQTCALAATVHTDIDPDALEEAVRTHATELYQSYETYEFTKMIGINPFEGLWGAFRDDTEDFNRLREIAPVYQQAAWAKGLAEIGVEDGELANQLATHFPSERRKNPYVFDDTFAVLDELQQSYRLLLLTNGSPDLQNTKLEITPQLVPYFDHILISGAYGKGKPNVAMFEHALELSGTAKEEVLMVGDNLHTDILGGNQAGIKTIWLNRDGVENRTDIHPTYEIRRLSEIKNVIAEKKDCSL, encoded by the coding sequence ATGATACGAGCTATTTTCTTTGATTTAGATGATACGTTATTATGGGATAAAAAAAGTATAAAGGAAGCTTTTAGGCAGACGTGTGCTTTGGCGGCAACGGTGCATACAGACATTGACCCGGACGCACTAGAGGAAGCGGTTCGTACTCATGCCACGGAGTTATATCAGTCATATGAAACGTACGAGTTTACAAAAATGATTGGCATTAATCCGTTTGAGGGCTTGTGGGGGGCTTTCCGTGATGACACGGAAGACTTTAACCGCCTCCGGGAAATTGCCCCTGTGTACCAACAAGCTGCTTGGGCAAAAGGGTTAGCAGAAATAGGCGTAGAAGATGGGGAATTGGCGAACCAATTGGCGACTCATTTTCCATCAGAACGGCGAAAAAACCCGTATGTGTTTGACGATACGTTTGCAGTCCTTGATGAACTGCAACAATCTTACAGGCTTTTGCTTTTAACGAATGGCTCTCCTGATCTGCAAAATACGAAATTGGAGATTACTCCTCAACTTGTCCCTTATTTTGACCATATTTTGATTTCTGGCGCTTACGGGAAAGGCAAACCGAATGTAGCAATGTTTGAGCATGCGCTGGAATTGTCAGGGACAGCGAAAGAGGAAGTGCTTATGGTTGGCGATAACTTGCATACAGATATTCTTGGCGGAAACCAAGCTGGAATCAAAACCATTTGGTTAAATCGTGATGGGGTCGAAAACAGAACCGACATTCACCCAACCTATGAAATTCGTCGTTTAAGCGAAATTAAAAACGTGATTGCCGAAAAAAAAGATTGCAGCTTGTAA
- a CDS encoding C40 family peptidase: MFKANMKQLIVRTSVVVGLAGTASVATSQSADASVDMNKVNAAEKNQNQAQSETTSESNTVSQEQSTSTTVRFGDRNETVREVQEKLGIPADGIFGPQTEKEVREFQANNGLAADGIVGPATKKALDNGGQVASASEESTTSNETASNETATSETASSESTASVSTASTSESDSSSNEVNEEVSTSVAGTSVTSAPSNSGGLVGVAQSQIGAPYVWGGTTPSGFDCSGFINYVYNSQGISIPRTAQAIYDASAKTSNPSPGDVVFFTGTYNSGSYITHAGIYVGNGQFVHAGSSGVQTASLSSSYWSSHYVGAGSLR; the protein is encoded by the coding sequence ATGTTTAAGGCAAATATGAAACAATTAATCGTACGTACTTCAGTCGTAGTTGGACTAGCTGGCACAGCTTCCGTTGCGACAAGTCAATCTGCAGACGCTAGCGTTGACATGAACAAAGTAAACGCAGCCGAAAAGAACCAAAACCAAGCACAATCGGAAACAACTTCTGAATCAAATACAGTTTCTCAAGAACAATCAACTTCTACGACTGTCCGTTTCGGTGATCGTAATGAAACCGTTCGTGAAGTCCAAGAAAAATTAGGCATCCCTGCTGACGGCATTTTCGGACCGCAAACGGAAAAAGAAGTTCGCGAATTCCAAGCAAATAACGGCCTTGCAGCTGACGGCATTGTAGGCCCAGCTACTAAGAAAGCTCTTGATAACGGTGGACAAGTTGCCTCTGCTTCTGAAGAAAGCACTACTTCAAATGAAACAGCTTCAAATGAAACAGCTACAAGTGAAACGGCTTCAAGCGAGTCAACAGCTTCTGTTTCAACTGCTTCAACATCTGAATCTGACTCTTCTTCTAATGAAGTAAATGAAGAAGTAAGCACATCCGTTGCTGGTACATCTGTTACAAGTGCTCCTAGCAACAGTGGCGGTCTAGTAGGAGTTGCGCAAAGCCAAATTGGTGCTCCTTACGTATGGGGCGGAACGACTCCAAGTGGATTTGATTGCAGTGGCTTCATCAACTACGTCTATAATTCTCAAGGAATTTCTATTCCAAGAACAGCACAAGCAATCTACGATGCATCTGCTAAAACGTCTAACCCTAGCCCTGGAGATGTTGTCTTCTTCACCGGCACATACAATTCTGGTTCGTACATAACGCACGCTGGCATTTATGTAGGAAACGGTCAATTTGTTCACGCGGGTTCTAGCGGTGTTCAAACTGCAAGCTTGAGCAGCTCTTACTGGAGCAGCCACTACGTTGGCGCTGGAAGCCTTCGTTAA
- a CDS encoding transposase, which produces MAKKGQTFNSYSEEFKHHAVMRYVNGSKSYKVLAEELGIRHCSQLKVWVKKWKEGVPFDERKGVSTPLKGRPRTTFKSVEEERDYLKAQVEFLKKQYPNLVKEEKTYPEE; this is translated from the coding sequence ATGGCAAAGAAAGGACAAACGTTTAATAGCTATTCGGAGGAATTTAAACATCATGCCGTCATGAGATACGTAAATGGGTCTAAGAGTTATAAAGTGTTGGCAGAAGAATTGGGAATCCGTCACTGCAGTCAGCTTAAAGTGTGGGTTAAGAAATGGAAAGAGGGAGTACCGTTTGATGAGCGCAAAGGAGTCTCTACCCCTTTAAAAGGCAGGCCTAGGACTACATTCAAGTCGGTTGAAGAAGAAAGAGATTATTTAAAAGCACAGGTTGAATTTCTAAAAAAGCAGTATCCAAATCTGGTAAAGGAGGAGAAAACATACCCAGAAGAATGA
- a CDS encoding ABC transporter ATP-binding protein, whose amino-acid sequence MSREQAVSIKQLSLSYPNSGTLLFEDLSIDIYSGEKVLLLGPSGSGKSTLAHMMAGLIPGAIELPYHAETLAPAKQPAIVFQDPDTQFCMPYVDEEIAFVLENRRMPREQMDVAIARLLAQVGLDLPDRHWPIAAMSQGMKQRLAIACALAAESDVLFLDEPTALLDPEGTTQIWQTVRQACSGKTIIIIEHKISEIIDFVDRIVLFNEEGQLLDDGAPQELFQRYRRQLDEYGIWHPYSWKNYLSQYATGTIKQKTHTPLLVLNNWTAYRGKQRVGKVDEAVVHAGDWVCITGKNGAGKSTFLYALMNLLKWKGTYELNGEAVKQKQSLSKQIGFVFQNPEFQFVADSVWQELLAGCSRKSANAQAKSLLEMFQLADKQDNHPYMLSVGQKRRLSVATAFMEPRPLLLFDEPTFGQDAKNTFLLLEALEERRRQGNAILMVTHDEMIVDHFATHEWTIKNGTLDTIVARTRNRTGGDVGGIQMERDMA is encoded by the coding sequence ATGAGTAGAGAACAGGCTGTTTCCATTAAGCAGTTGTCGTTGTCTTATCCGAATAGCGGCACGCTGTTATTTGAAGACTTGTCCATTGATATTTACTCAGGTGAGAAAGTGCTTTTGCTTGGCCCAAGTGGCTCAGGAAAATCGACGTTAGCGCATATGATGGCGGGCCTCATCCCTGGTGCGATTGAGCTCCCTTATCATGCTGAAACGCTTGCTCCCGCAAAGCAGCCTGCTATTGTGTTCCAAGATCCAGATACGCAATTTTGTATGCCTTATGTTGATGAAGAAATTGCGTTTGTCTTAGAAAACCGACGCATGCCCCGCGAACAAATGGATGTGGCGATCGCGCGCCTTTTAGCGCAAGTAGGCCTTGATTTACCTGATCGCCATTGGCCGATTGCTGCAATGTCACAAGGGATGAAACAGCGCCTTGCTATTGCTTGCGCACTGGCGGCAGAAAGCGATGTCCTTTTTCTTGACGAACCGACAGCGTTGCTCGATCCTGAAGGGACAACGCAAATATGGCAAACTGTCCGCCAAGCGTGTAGCGGTAAAACAATTATCATTATTGAACATAAAATTTCTGAAATCATTGATTTTGTTGACCGGATTGTGTTGTTTAATGAAGAGGGCCAATTGCTTGACGACGGCGCTCCACAGGAATTGTTTCAACGCTATCGCCGCCAACTTGACGAGTATGGAATTTGGCATCCATATTCGTGGAAAAACTATTTGTCTCAATACGCCACAGGCACAATAAAACAGAAGACGCACACGCCGCTTCTGGTGCTTAACAATTGGACTGCTTATCGTGGCAAACAACGAGTGGGAAAAGTGGACGAAGCGGTTGTCCATGCAGGCGACTGGGTTTGCATTACGGGCAAAAACGGTGCTGGGAAATCGACCTTTCTGTACGCTTTGATGAATTTGCTCAAATGGAAAGGCACGTATGAGCTAAATGGGGAAGCTGTCAAACAAAAGCAGTCCCTGTCTAAGCAAATTGGTTTTGTTTTTCAAAACCCAGAATTTCAGTTTGTCGCAGATTCCGTTTGGCAAGAGCTATTGGCCGGCTGCAGTAGGAAGTCAGCCAATGCCCAAGCAAAATCGTTGCTTGAGATGTTCCAATTAGCAGACAAACAAGACAACCACCCCTATATGCTTTCCGTTGGCCAAAAGCGCCGCCTTAGTGTAGCAACAGCCTTTATGGAGCCGCGGCCGCTTTTGCTGTTCGATGAACCGACATTTGGCCAAGATGCAAAAAATACATTCTTGTTGCTCGAAGCGCTAGAAGAGCGCCGCAGGCAAGGGAATGCGATATTAATGGTCACACATGATGAGATGATCGTTGACCATTTTGCCACGCATGAATGGACGATTAAAAACGGAACCCTGGATACAATAGTGGCGCGCACGCGCAATAGAACAGGGGGTGACGTAGGTGGAATACAAATGGAAAGAGACATGGCTTAG
- a CDS encoding LLM class flavin-dependent oxidoreductase translates to METSVTLSVLNLAPVREGMGVSDALRQSIKLAQKVEEFGYHRFWVAEHHNMPGIASSATAVLIGQIAGATKTIRVGSGGIMLPNHAPLTIAEQFGTLNALYSGRIDLGLGRAPGTDQLTAHALRRHGQDANDFPELVEELQAYFQPESATKRVRAYPGEGENIPIWLLGSSGFSARLAGEMGLPFAFAGHFAPQHMMPALMVYKESFKPSAVLAEPYSMVAVNAIVAETAKEAEVLASSLYQQFLAMIRNRPGKLKPAVENIDDIWTPYEKQMVMEQLGGSFIGTAADVHDRLLRFAEKTETNEFMLHSTIYDEQKQYESFRLLAKQFGLLS, encoded by the coding sequence ATGGAAACAAGTGTGACATTATCGGTTTTAAACTTGGCTCCCGTCCGCGAAGGAATGGGCGTGAGCGACGCACTAAGGCAATCAATCAAATTAGCCCAAAAAGTAGAAGAATTCGGCTACCACCGGTTCTGGGTGGCAGAGCACCATAATATGCCAGGGATTGCAAGCTCTGCTACCGCTGTGCTTATTGGGCAAATTGCAGGCGCCACGAAAACAATTCGTGTTGGTTCTGGGGGGATCATGCTTCCGAACCATGCCCCACTAACGATTGCAGAACAATTTGGAACGTTAAACGCCCTTTACTCAGGGCGCATTGACTTAGGCCTTGGGCGTGCGCCAGGAACCGACCAGCTAACGGCCCATGCGCTTAGACGCCACGGCCAAGATGCGAATGACTTTCCTGAGCTTGTAGAAGAGCTGCAAGCGTATTTCCAACCAGAAAGCGCGACAAAACGTGTCCGCGCCTACCCAGGAGAAGGAGAAAATATTCCCATTTGGCTGCTTGGCTCCAGTGGGTTTAGTGCTAGGCTTGCAGGTGAAATGGGGTTGCCGTTTGCTTTTGCCGGTCACTTCGCACCTCAACATATGATGCCAGCATTAATGGTTTATAAAGAATCCTTTAAACCTTCTGCTGTATTGGCTGAACCATACAGCATGGTGGCGGTTAACGCGATTGTTGCGGAAACAGCCAAAGAGGCAGAAGTGCTTGCTTCGAGTCTGTACCAGCAGTTTTTGGCGATGATCCGCAACCGGCCAGGCAAGCTGAAACCTGCTGTAGAAAATATCGATGACATATGGACACCTTACGAAAAGCAAATGGTGATGGAACAATTAGGTGGCTCTTTTATTGGCACAGCTGCTGATGTCCACGACCGGTTGCTGCGATTTGCCGAAAAAACAGAAACAAACGAGTTCATGTTGCATAGCACTATTTACGATGAGCAGAAACAATATGAATCGTTTCGTCTCCTTGCTAAGCAATTTGGGCTCCTTTCCTAA
- a CDS encoding IS3 family transposase, which yields MKYELVDELRGTYPVSWLLEIAYIKPASYYKWRKTNSKREEKTRGEQDIREHILGIHFMHPEFGRPRMTDELHENGYVINHKRVYRLMKEMNIQSVIRKKRKRHGHRPSILFPNRLKRHFKAAGPNQKLVTDITYVSVGEEFYYVSVIQDLFNNEIVSWELSKRNDLELVLHTVEKWTKKKDVAGAVLHSDQGFQYTSKLYSSRLEDYGIKGSHSRKGNCLDNACVESFFSHLKTEKLYINKCKSEEELEQTLEDYIYHYNYKRRQKKLKKRAPIEYRHALTA from the coding sequence ATGAAATATGAACTGGTTGATGAGTTAAGGGGAACGTACCCGGTCTCTTGGCTGCTGGAGATTGCCTATATCAAACCGGCCAGCTATTACAAATGGAGAAAAACCAATAGTAAACGGGAAGAGAAGACTAGGGGTGAACAAGACATTCGAGAGCACATCTTAGGGATTCACTTTATGCATCCTGAATTTGGCCGGCCTCGTATGACAGACGAATTACATGAAAACGGGTATGTAATCAACCACAAGAGGGTCTACAGGCTGATGAAGGAAATGAACATACAATCCGTCATCCGAAAGAAGAGAAAACGGCACGGTCATCGTCCTTCTATCCTCTTCCCTAATCGCCTTAAAAGGCATTTCAAGGCGGCAGGACCGAATCAAAAGCTGGTAACGGATATCACCTATGTGTCTGTTGGAGAAGAATTTTATTATGTATCGGTCATACAGGATCTCTTTAATAACGAAATAGTAAGCTGGGAGCTATCTAAGAGAAATGATCTGGAACTTGTGTTACATACAGTAGAAAAATGGACAAAGAAAAAAGACGTAGCTGGAGCCGTTCTCCATTCAGATCAAGGCTTCCAGTATACGTCAAAGCTATACAGCAGCCGATTAGAGGATTATGGCATCAAGGGTAGCCACTCTCGAAAAGGCAACTGCCTGGACAACGCCTGTGTAGAATCGTTCTTCTCCCACCTCAAAACCGAGAAGCTGTATATAAATAAGTGTAAGTCAGAAGAAGAACTAGAGCAAACTCTTGAGGACTACATCTATCATTACAATTACAAACGAAGACAAAAGAAACTAAAGAAACGCGCGCCGATTGAATATCGACACGCGCTCACTGCTTAG
- a CDS encoding energy-coupling factor transporter transmembrane component T family protein has protein sequence MEYKWKETWLSRVNPSLKLVTTIIGFIAIIFVHNPNALLVLFLASLILLFCFSGHPRKFVLLYCLPFLLLFISSSSAMVLFGKGETTWFQYGLIHITEESFYRGIHLGLRASTFAVLGLLFALTTKPVLLFYSLMQQLKLPANIAYSFMASIRMLPIMVSEFQTLHYAYRIRGLDLGKGATGFLKKMRFYSVPLLAQAIRRAQRIAIAMEAKQFNGTAKRTYFYKIGYSKWDALFLTTCFAFVSASALLGGLEWFLPVGDVRHYE, from the coding sequence GTGGAATACAAATGGAAAGAGACATGGCTTAGCCGTGTGAATCCAAGTTTAAAATTAGTGACAACGATTATTGGCTTTATTGCGATTATTTTCGTGCATAATCCTAACGCGTTGCTTGTCTTGTTTCTAGCGTCCCTAATTTTGCTTTTCTGCTTTTCTGGCCATCCTCGCAAGTTTGTGTTGTTATACTGTCTGCCATTTTTGTTGTTGTTTATTTCCTCTTCCAGCGCGATGGTTTTATTCGGAAAAGGGGAAACGACGTGGTTTCAGTATGGGCTGATCCATATAACGGAGGAAAGCTTTTACCGGGGCATCCATTTAGGTTTACGTGCGTCCACATTCGCCGTGCTTGGTCTGTTGTTTGCTTTAACAACAAAACCTGTGCTGCTGTTTTATTCGCTCATGCAGCAACTAAAACTACCAGCAAACATAGCCTATTCGTTTATGGCTTCGATTCGAATGCTGCCCATTATGGTAAGCGAGTTTCAAACGCTTCACTATGCGTACCGCATTAGAGGCCTTGATCTTGGAAAAGGCGCAACAGGCTTTTTAAAGAAAATGCGTTTTTATAGTGTTCCATTATTGGCGCAGGCCATACGGCGTGCTCAACGGATCGCGATTGCTATGGAGGCTAAACAGTTTAACGGGACAGCGAAACGAACATATTTTTATAAAATCGGCTATTCAAAATGGGATGCGCTTTTCCTTACTACATGTTTTGCGTTCGTAAGCGCAAGTGCCTTGCTTGGAGGGCTAGAATGGTTTTTGCCTGTAGGAGATGTACGTCACTATGAATAA
- a CDS encoding GNAT family N-acetyltransferase produces the protein MASNRRDSLEIRPVRNADMQQSIDLLNYVFQVTNQDVSEIGELQMQAWKKPIIDHCDVIGWFSGDQLVSQMVVYPFSVNIHGQPFQMGGVTGVGTYPEYAGLGLMNDLMKKSLTNMKNRGQTISYLFPYSIPYYRKKGWEIISDVITYTVRDTQIPKPYDVPGRIERVEFADKDIRTVYAQFSQKANGAMIRNRLAWEEHFKWERDELTGCVYYDEHDKPTGFMYYKVENETFYVKEMIYNNEEARRGIWNFIGAHFSMVYYVKGKIFTNEPLSFFLEDSEIEEKISPYYMARIVDVERFLASFPFTSQANGKLTFAISDPLLEWNNGTFVLSFANKKRVTIENGIKADVTTDIQTLVTLLLNYKRASTLKEIGRLEANEETIAYLEAIIPDNKPWFSDYF, from the coding sequence ATGGCTAGTAATCGCAGAGATTCACTGGAAATCCGCCCTGTTAGGAATGCGGATATGCAGCAATCTATTGATCTGTTGAACTATGTCTTCCAAGTGACCAACCAAGATGTTTCCGAAATAGGCGAACTACAAATGCAAGCATGGAAAAAGCCAATTATTGACCATTGTGATGTGATAGGCTGGTTCTCAGGCGATCAACTCGTTTCACAAATGGTCGTCTACCCATTTTCGGTTAACATCCATGGCCAACCTTTTCAAATGGGCGGCGTTACAGGAGTGGGCACTTACCCTGAATATGCAGGCCTTGGCTTAATGAATGACTTAATGAAGAAAAGCTTAACAAACATGAAAAACCGTGGCCAAACGATTTCTTACCTTTTCCCTTACTCGATTCCCTATTACCGCAAAAAAGGCTGGGAGATCATTTCTGATGTCATTACTTATACGGTAAGAGACACGCAAATCCCTAAACCTTATGATGTTCCAGGCCGAATTGAACGGGTGGAATTTGCAGACAAAGACATCCGTACGGTGTATGCCCAATTCTCGCAAAAAGCAAACGGCGCGATGATTCGCAATCGCCTTGCTTGGGAGGAGCATTTTAAATGGGAACGCGACGAACTGACAGGTTGCGTCTACTATGATGAGCACGACAAACCGACTGGCTTTATGTATTACAAAGTTGAAAACGAAACGTTTTATGTCAAAGAAATGATTTATAACAATGAAGAGGCCCGTCGCGGGATTTGGAATTTCATTGGCGCCCATTTTTCCATGGTTTATTACGTAAAAGGAAAGATCTTTACAAACGAGCCGTTATCCTTCTTTTTGGAAGACAGTGAAATTGAAGAAAAAATCTCTCCTTATTACATGGCGCGCATAGTAGACGTAGAACGTTTCCTTGCTTCATTTCCATTTACTTCGCAAGCGAACGGCAAACTCACTTTTGCCATTTCTGATCCGCTGCTAGAGTGGAACAACGGAACGTTCGTCCTATCATTTGCCAACAAAAAGAGAGTAACAATCGAAAACGGTATAAAGGCAGACGTTACAACAGACATCCAAACACTTGTCACGCTTTTGTTAAACTATAAAAGAGCATCCACTTTAAAAGAAATAGGTCGCCTTGAAGCGAACGAAGAAACGATCGCCTATTTAGAAGCGATCATCCCGGATAACAAACCTTGGTTTTCAGATTACTTTTGA
- a CDS encoding ECF transporter S component: protein MNKNRLRLTDMIVTILISVVFAVVYRLWTPITDLVSLPGLQADQLLYGMWFIAGTIAALLIKKPGVALLAETAAASGEFFAGSPYGPLLLLYGALQGLGIELAFALFKYRVYTVWTASLGAVFASLASLGLDYFNAYLSDLTTWNITLRVVFRTLGSIIIAGFLASALVRALEKTGVSTLLRPVSQADYDLFASKRSKKDE from the coding sequence ATGAACAAAAATCGCTTACGTTTGACAGACATGATTGTGACGATTTTGATTTCGGTTGTGTTTGCGGTCGTATACCGCTTATGGACGCCAATCACGGACTTAGTCAGCCTCCCAGGATTGCAAGCAGACCAGCTGCTGTATGGCATGTGGTTTATTGCCGGAACAATTGCAGCGTTGCTGATTAAAAAGCCAGGGGTGGCGTTGCTTGCCGAAACGGCGGCTGCTTCAGGGGAATTTTTTGCTGGGTCCCCATACGGACCGTTGTTGCTGTTGTACGGCGCTTTACAAGGGCTTGGAATCGAGTTAGCTTTTGCCTTATTCAAATACCGTGTATACACGGTGTGGACAGCTAGCCTTGGCGCTGTTTTCGCTTCGCTTGCCTCCCTTGGGCTCGATTATTTTAATGCCTATTTGAGCGACTTAACGACTTGGAATATCACATTGCGCGTTGTTTTTCGCACGCTTGGCTCCATTATCATTGCTGGCTTTTTAGCATCTGCGCTTGTACGGGCACTTGAAAAGACAGGCGTCAGTACGCTTTTGCGCCCCGTTTCCCAAGCCGATTATGACTTGTTTGCCTCGAAAAGGAGTAAAAAGGATGAGTAG
- a CDS encoding TetR family transcriptional regulator yields MDKKQKIIAAALEEFQANGVEKTKVSDIVKRAGVAQGTFYLYFPSKLALMPELARIMVGKTLERIEQDVTKKEDFHSKLHQLIESTFSLTKEYRGIFAIIYTGLAASDYLQQWELIYEPYYEWMTAFLEQADKQGTIRLPLPATRFAKLAIGLIESAAEQTYLYDSGSQQEACKTIADTYAFLTRTLCADKPASF; encoded by the coding sequence ATGGATAAAAAACAAAAAATCATTGCTGCTGCACTCGAAGAGTTTCAAGCAAATGGCGTCGAAAAAACGAAAGTATCCGATATTGTGAAACGGGCGGGCGTTGCCCAAGGAACGTTTTACCTCTACTTTCCGTCCAAACTCGCACTCATGCCGGAACTTGCCCGAATAATGGTTGGCAAGACATTGGAACGGATAGAACAAGATGTCACCAAGAAAGAGGATTTCCATAGCAAGCTGCATCAGTTAATTGAAAGCACATTTTCGTTGACAAAGGAATACCGTGGCATTTTTGCAATCATTTACACAGGCCTAGCAGCAAGCGATTATTTGCAGCAATGGGAGCTGATTTATGAACCTTATTACGAATGGATGACCGCTTTCCTTGAGCAAGCCGATAAACAAGGGACGATCCGCCTCCCCCTTCCTGCCACCCGTTTTGCCAAATTAGCTATTGGCTTAATTGAATCAGCTGCTGAACAAACATATTTGTATGACAGCGGTAGTCAACAAGAAGCATGCAAAACAATTGCTGATACGTATGCTTTTTTGACGCGCACACTTTGCGCAGATAAACCAGCATCTTTTTAG
- a CDS encoding DNA-3-methyladenine glycosylase has translation MEQQKALDLSFFEQSTIEVAKRLIGMHLVHELDGVTLVGRITETEAYLGVLDRACHSYGRRRTKRTAILYEEAGRCYTYTMHTNCLLNVVCEQKGQPEAVLIRAMEPISGIEEMERLRSKPHTSREFANGPGKLTKAMGITMADYGRLLTEPPLYFAKGDNTDASIVATKRIGIKGAGSCSHHPWRFIDGNSRAVSAYRP, from the coding sequence ATGGAACAACAAAAAGCGCTTGATCTGTCTTTTTTTGAACAATCAACAATCGAAGTAGCAAAACGGCTCATTGGCATGCATTTGGTACACGAGTTAGACGGCGTAACGTTGGTAGGCCGAATAACGGAAACCGAGGCATATTTAGGGGTGCTTGACCGAGCGTGCCACAGCTATGGCAGACGGCGGACAAAACGGACAGCTATTTTGTATGAAGAAGCTGGAAGATGTTACACGTATACGATGCATACCAATTGTTTGTTAAACGTTGTATGTGAACAAAAAGGACAGCCAGAGGCTGTGCTCATTCGTGCAATGGAACCTATTAGCGGCATCGAAGAAATGGAGCGACTGCGGAGCAAACCACATACAAGCCGTGAATTTGCAAATGGACCAGGTAAATTAACGAAAGCAATGGGGATTACTATGGCAGACTATGGCCGCCTTTTAACCGAACCTCCGCTCTATTTTGCGAAAGGTGACAACACAGACGCATCCATTGTAGCGACAAAACGTATCGGCATTAAAGGCGCCGGTTCATGCAGCCACCACCCATGGCGGTTTATAGATGGAAACAGCCGTGCTGTATCTGCTTATCGGCCTTGA
- a CDS encoding TIGR00730 family Rossman fold protein, with the protein MGELEIQSLAVFCGSSAGKDPVYIEQATAFGKLLAENEITLVYGGAQVGCMGAVANACLQAGGRVIGVIPKKLQNVEIAHDKLSELYVVDTMHERKALMAEHADAFVALPGGAGTLEEWFEVFTWIQLDYHQKPCSLLNVADFFNPLLAMLDHTIEQGFMAEAYRDLFIVEKEPQTLLERLQGYRHQHVSKWTENG; encoded by the coding sequence ATGGGAGAATTGGAAATACAATCGTTAGCGGTGTTTTGTGGGTCTAGTGCTGGCAAAGACCCAGTTTATATAGAACAGGCGACAGCCTTTGGCAAACTCCTCGCCGAAAATGAAATTACCCTTGTTTATGGCGGAGCGCAAGTAGGTTGTATGGGGGCCGTTGCCAATGCTTGTTTGCAAGCGGGGGGTCGTGTCATTGGCGTGATTCCCAAAAAACTGCAAAATGTAGAAATTGCGCATGACAAATTGTCTGAGCTGTATGTTGTCGATACGATGCACGAGCGAAAAGCGCTCATGGCTGAGCATGCAGATGCCTTTGTTGCCTTGCCAGGAGGAGCAGGAACGCTTGAAGAATGGTTTGAAGTGTTTACTTGGATTCAGCTAGATTACCATCAAAAGCCATGCAGTTTATTAAACGTAGCCGATTTCTTCAATCCGCTTTTGGCCATGCTTGATCATACAATTGAACAAGGGTTTATGGCTGAAGCATATCGAGATTTGTTTATCGTCGAGAAGGAACCTCAAACGCTATTGGAGCGGTTACAAGGGTATCGTCATCAGCATGTATCAAAATGGACAGAGAATGGATGA